A stretch of Saccharothrix texasensis DNA encodes these proteins:
- a CDS encoding flavin monoamine oxidase family protein, which produces MSQSVKAAGPTRRGFLKALATTAVVGSALPPAVASAAGSGTRSTHDVIVVGAGFAGVTAARELRRRGLRVLVVEARDRIGGRTWTTTFEGEQVELGGTWVDPLQTTVWREIEAQRIGFVADGAAERTLFPTENGFGFFPPEESFGRQGELLTRFSERARELFPDAYNPLARADLLRAPDALTIRRHLDSMNLSALDEKWLTGATGGLGGASTRGAYTQFLHWWALCNYNAEQYYGINTYKPATGMNGLARSILAEAQAEVLLNTPVKSIADDGRQVTVRTAAGSVHTAAAVVVAVPVNVWRTIEFAPGLSTAKLQASQETFGVPNAKKLWLHLASSIGNTYVHAPEGYPVDTLVPYKQTSRGWLMIGFSGEPRLDVNNAAQVQEAVRLIVPDARVLSVKGHDWGGDRFALGGWSFRQPRQLTGLLRAVQQPQGRISFATSDIASGWSGYVEGAMESGLVAAKQAAVRVAR; this is translated from the coding sequence ATGAGTCAGTCGGTCAAAGCCGCCGGCCCTACCCGCCGCGGCTTCCTCAAGGCGCTGGCCACGACCGCCGTCGTGGGCAGCGCCCTGCCTCCCGCCGTCGCCTCGGCGGCGGGCAGCGGCACCCGGTCGACCCACGACGTGATCGTCGTCGGCGCCGGGTTCGCCGGCGTCACCGCCGCCCGGGAGCTGCGCCGCCGCGGCCTGCGGGTGCTCGTGGTGGAGGCGCGCGACCGGATCGGCGGCCGGACGTGGACGACCACGTTCGAGGGCGAGCAGGTCGAGCTGGGCGGCACGTGGGTCGACCCGTTGCAGACCACGGTGTGGCGGGAGATCGAAGCCCAGCGCATCGGGTTCGTCGCCGACGGCGCCGCCGAGCGGACGCTCTTCCCGACGGAGAACGGGTTCGGGTTCTTCCCGCCGGAGGAGTCGTTCGGCCGGCAGGGCGAGCTGCTGACGCGGTTCAGCGAACGCGCCCGCGAGCTGTTCCCCGACGCCTACAACCCGTTGGCGCGGGCCGACCTGCTCCGGGCGCCGGACGCGCTGACGATCCGGCGGCACCTGGACTCGATGAACCTGTCCGCGCTGGACGAGAAGTGGCTCACCGGGGCGACCGGCGGCCTGGGCGGCGCCTCGACGCGGGGCGCGTACACGCAGTTCCTGCACTGGTGGGCGCTGTGCAACTACAACGCCGAGCAGTACTACGGCATCAACACCTACAAGCCGGCCACCGGCATGAACGGCCTGGCCCGGTCGATCCTGGCCGAGGCGCAGGCCGAGGTGCTGCTGAACACGCCGGTGAAGTCCATCGCCGACGACGGCCGGCAGGTCACCGTGCGCACGGCGGCGGGTTCGGTGCACACAGCGGCAGCGGTGGTCGTGGCCGTCCCGGTGAACGTGTGGCGCACCATCGAGTTCGCGCCCGGCCTGTCGACGGCCAAGCTCCAGGCGTCGCAGGAGACGTTCGGCGTGCCGAACGCCAAGAAGCTGTGGCTGCACCTGGCTTCCTCGATCGGGAACACCTACGTGCACGCGCCCGAGGGCTACCCGGTGGACACCCTGGTGCCGTACAAGCAGACGTCCCGGGGCTGGCTGATGATCGGGTTCAGCGGCGAGCCGCGGCTGGACGTGAACAACGCCGCGCAGGTGCAGGAAGCCGTGCGGCTGATCGTGCCGGACGCCCGGGTGCTGTCGGTGAAGGGCCACGACTGGGGCGGCGACCGGTTCGCGCTCGGCGGCTGGTCGTTCCGGCAGCCGCGACAGCTGACCGGCCTGCTGCGCGCCGTGCAGCAGCCGCAGGGCCGGATCTCGTTCGCCACCAGCGACATCGCCTCCGGGTGGAGCGGTTACGTCGAAGGGGCGATGGAGTCCGGTCTGGTGGCGGCGAAGCAGGCGGCGGTCCGGGTGGCCCGCTGA
- a CDS encoding acyl-CoA dehydrogenase family protein, which translates to MSEVLDAVRDIVPRLRENGAEAEQNRWIPEENVDLLDKAGVFSMAVPRRFGGLDLPMAEQIAVLTEIGRGCGSTAWTAVAWVSSAWMATLYPDQAQDEIFAGGSVRISGGFTPTAKATPTEGGYLLNGSWRFNTGCRGAHWDLLAAIAEHPDGTEEEVFAMVPMSELTIADDWHVSAASGTGSSTTTAKDVFVPAHRVVTGEDALTEGVAGRTPTAQGRAYSLISYVVAESVAAYIGMAKGALEVFLERLPGRGLAYTSWTDQRQHPLTQHRVALAANKITAAEALSASYVDVLQRRADAGEQPTWDEKAAVRGQAGTAILLVKEAVEALQTIAGASALSRSAPFQRYHRDLLGLTTHGLMSPDMSLEVHGRVLVGLDPETPFL; encoded by the coding sequence ATGAGCGAAGTGCTGGACGCGGTCCGCGACATCGTGCCGAGGCTGCGCGAGAACGGCGCCGAGGCTGAGCAGAACCGCTGGATTCCCGAGGAGAACGTCGACCTGCTGGACAAGGCGGGCGTGTTCTCGATGGCGGTGCCGCGCCGGTTCGGCGGCCTGGACCTGCCGATGGCGGAGCAGATCGCCGTGCTGACCGAGATCGGCCGCGGCTGCGGCTCGACCGCGTGGACGGCGGTCGCGTGGGTGTCGAGTGCCTGGATGGCCACCCTGTACCCGGACCAGGCGCAGGACGAGATCTTCGCGGGCGGGTCGGTGCGCATCTCCGGCGGCTTCACGCCCACCGCGAAGGCCACGCCGACCGAAGGCGGCTACCTGCTCAACGGCTCGTGGCGGTTCAACACCGGCTGCCGGGGCGCGCACTGGGACCTGCTGGCCGCCATCGCCGAACACCCCGACGGCACGGAGGAGGAGGTGTTCGCGATGGTGCCCATGTCGGAGCTGACCATCGCGGACGACTGGCACGTGTCCGCCGCGTCGGGGACCGGCAGCTCCACCACCACGGCCAAGGACGTGTTCGTGCCCGCGCACCGCGTCGTCACCGGCGAGGATGCGCTGACGGAGGGGGTCGCCGGCCGCACGCCCACCGCGCAGGGCCGGGCGTACAGCCTGATCAGCTACGTCGTCGCGGAGTCCGTCGCCGCCTACATCGGCATGGCCAAGGGCGCGCTGGAGGTCTTCCTGGAGCGCCTGCCCGGCCGCGGCCTGGCCTACACGTCGTGGACCGACCAGCGGCAGCACCCGTTGACGCAGCACCGCGTCGCGCTGGCCGCCAACAAGATCACCGCGGCCGAGGCGCTGTCGGCGTCCTACGTGGACGTGCTCCAGCGTCGCGCCGACGCGGGCGAGCAGCCGACGTGGGACGAGAAAGCGGCGGTCCGCGGCCAGGCGGGCACGGCGATCCTGCTCGTCAAGGAAGCCGTGGAGGCGCTCCAGACCATCGCGGGCGCGTCGGCGCTGAGCAGGTCCGCGCCGTTCCAGCGCTACCACCGCGACCTGCTCGGCCTGACCACGCACGGCCTCATGTCACCCGACATGAGCTTGGAGGTCCACGGGCGGGTGCTGGTCGGCCTCGACCCCGAGACCCCGTTCCTGTAA